A genome region from Polyodon spathula isolate WHYD16114869_AA chromosome 19, ASM1765450v1, whole genome shotgun sequence includes the following:
- the zfand6 gene encoding AN1-type zinc finger protein 6 isoform X3 — MYISLLLGVSSLWDQIWKIVYLINGICRWDMAQETNQTQGPMLCTTGCGFYGNPRTNGMCSVCYKDFLQRQNSNGRVSPPASTGVSSIGDSLPTQCSEASTVDAPPALVQAAAPSEQSSIVSSQSLLSQTSETNSEEDDATGCKVEPKTEELQASASDESDQASSEGQDKSPEKAKQKKNRCFLCRKKVGLTGFDCRCGNLFCGVHRYSDLHNCTFDYKADAAEKIRKENPVVVGEKIQKI, encoded by the exons GATCTGTAGGTGGGATATGGCTCAAGAAACTAACCAAACCCAAGGGCCTATGCTCTGTACTACCGGCTGCGGATTTTATGGGAACCCGCGCACAAATGGCATGTGCTCGGTTTGTTATAAGGACTTTCTGCAGAGGCAAAACAGCAATGGAAGAGTTAGCCCCCCTG CGTCTACTGGTGTCAGTAGCATAGGAGATTCTTTACCAACGCAGTGCTCGGAAGCCAGTACTGTAGATGCACCGCCAGCGTTAGTCCAGGCAGCTGCACCGTCCGAACAAAGCAG TATTGTCTCCAGCCAGTCTCTGTTGTCGCAAACATCCGAAACAAATTCTGAAGAGGATGATGCAACGGGGTGCAAAGTAGAGCCTAAAACAGAAGAATTGCAAG CTTCAGCCTCAGACGAGTCTGACCAGGCTTCTTCAGAAGGGCAGGACAAGTCACCCGAAAAGGCCAAACAGAAAAAGAATCGCTGCTTTTTGTGCCGGAAGAAAGTGGGACTTACTG GCTTTGATTGCAGATGTGGGAATTTGTTTTGTGGCGTCCATCGTTACTCTGACCTTCACAATTGTACTTTCGATTACAAGGCTGATGCAGCtgagaaaataagaaaagaaaacccAGTAGTTGTTGGAGAAAAGATCCAGAAAATTTGA
- the zfand6 gene encoding AN1-type zinc finger protein 6 isoform X4 — MAQETNQTQGPMLCTTGCGFYGNPRTNGMCSVCYKDFLQRQNSNGRVSPPASTGVSSIGDSLPTQCSEASTVDAPPALVQAAAPSEQSSIVSSQSLLSQTSETNSEEDDATGCKVEPKTEELQASASDESDQASSEGQDKSPEKAKQKKNRCFLCRKKVGLTGFDCRCGNLFCGVHRYSDLHNCTFDYKADAAEKIRKENPVVVGEKIQKI; from the exons ATGGCTCAAGAAACTAACCAAACCCAAGGGCCTATGCTCTGTACTACCGGCTGCGGATTTTATGGGAACCCGCGCACAAATGGCATGTGCTCGGTTTGTTATAAGGACTTTCTGCAGAGGCAAAACAGCAATGGAAGAGTTAGCCCCCCTG CGTCTACTGGTGTCAGTAGCATAGGAGATTCTTTACCAACGCAGTGCTCGGAAGCCAGTACTGTAGATGCACCGCCAGCGTTAGTCCAGGCAGCTGCACCGTCCGAACAAAGCAG TATTGTCTCCAGCCAGTCTCTGTTGTCGCAAACATCCGAAACAAATTCTGAAGAGGATGATGCAACGGGGTGCAAAGTAGAGCCTAAAACAGAAGAATTGCAAG CTTCAGCCTCAGACGAGTCTGACCAGGCTTCTTCAGAAGGGCAGGACAAGTCACCCGAAAAGGCCAAACAGAAAAAGAATCGCTGCTTTTTGTGCCGGAAGAAAGTGGGACTTACTG GCTTTGATTGCAGATGTGGGAATTTGTTTTGTGGCGTCCATCGTTACTCTGACCTTCACAATTGTACTTTCGATTACAAGGCTGATGCAGCtgagaaaataagaaaagaaaacccAGTAGTTGTTGGAGAAAAGATCCAGAAAATTTGA